The Gallus gallus isolate bGalGal1 chromosome 6, bGalGal1.mat.broiler.GRCg7b, whole genome shotgun sequence genomic interval AAGGTTCCTAAGCAACAATGTAGTTTCCTCTCTCACAAGCACATATATGGAGAAATTGTATAAAGATCCTCACTTCTGTTATATCCCATATTCACTTCACAGTTAAATCATCCTAAGTTTGACCTAGAACTACAGAAGTTTTATGTTATATTTCTGAAATAGCGTATTctcttcaaatacattttaaccAGAAGAAATTTAAGTCCTTAACTTTAAAACATCATGAGCCTGCTGTAAACTACTGATACTTAGAAAAGTTCCATGAACTTAATTTCACCTTTGTTTACCCTTATCTATTGGACTTTCTCCTCCCGAAGCAGTCTCCCAGGTCTATTGGATTCTACTCAGGCTTCCATACTGCCTCAGGCCCACTTCAATTACACACTCTTCCTCATTCCACCCACCTTCTCCACCCTTTGCTATAAAcgaaataaaaattaaaaaggaaagcagagagtgAACTACTGCTGACCTCAATGCTGTTTCCAAAGAAACCAGCCCTTTTCATATTAATAATTAACAAATATTAATACATTAATACTattcaattatttaaaatgataaatattaattggctgcagaggaggaacAGTGTTGCCACTGAACCTAGAGATGAATTAGAAGTTACCTCACTATCACTTGTCTTTGCGTCTCCATAAAATAGTGAGGATCGCCCTTTCTTCTAAACCACCCTCTAAAGATAACAGTGAGAACTTCCCATCCATAACGTGGTGCTTTGATAAAAGGATGCCTCACCTCACCCACCGAGCCCCACGGATCCCTTGCAGCATCAGCAGCGGGCACTGCTGTGAGTTGCTTAGCAACTACACGTGGTTGTGAGGGgctgggtttgtttttaaattaacaaaACTTGTCACAAACCATTTTGATCCTCCTTGAGATCAGCACTCAGGGCCAAGAGAATGTTCTTTCTACTAGAGAGCTGGGACTGCGGGCTGACACATTCGCTATGGCATCAGTTCCCACTTTAACCATGCTGAAGCCCCAGGCTTTACTACCTCAACCAGGATTTAGAAAAGGCAGAAGGCCTACATTCCAAAAAATACAGCCACACTACAGCcgaaatatttctgtttagcAACAGCCATTTTCATAAAAGCGACTATTGAAAAACCACTGCCCAGCACAGGCCCAGGACATCCACTGAGTATCTAACAgagcagatttttaaaatgccCATGAATTACACAACACCCTAATCCACACTGTCAtacaacagaaatacaaaaatcaacATCATCCCCAGTATTAAAACAAGTGGAATCAGACTGGCCAGTAACTGAAATGGGAAATTCAAATGCAGGTTGGCTTGTGGGAgaacacagcacacagagcattGACTTATTTCAGGTGTGACAGCTTGCCTGACTACCACAGAATGAAGCCAATCTAAATAATGGAAGTGTTGAAATGGAAAACCAGCAAAGTTACAACAAAGTAAGCTAAAAGGATCTTATATCCAGAATTAAGCTatggattaaaagaaaaactaaaaggaATTCATTTTTGTACGCTGCCCAATAAATCTAACCTATCAGAAATGGTATCTGGTAATACTAGAATTTAAACTGTTGCTTCACATTGCCAAAGCATGTGCTTAATGCAATAAGAAGGTGTCttacttcctttaaaaaataacacGGTGTGAGTTCTTCTACCAAAAACAAGAACTGCCCTTCTGAAGAATACTTATTCCAAAATATGTTCTGAGGAGAAGTTTGGTTAAGATAACATTCCCAGCCCACGGAACGTTGGGCCTCCCAGCACTAACCCAATACCATCAAGATACTTCAGCTTCTGGTTAAAAGTGCTTAAGTCTGAAAAAAGGTTTCAGCAAGCACCCAAGTACGCTCCTCTGAGCAGTGACAGATCTGGCTTTGCAGTTTGACTACCTGGCCACCTCCATGCGTGAGGCTTCCACATGGTCCTTCCACTCCTGTTTCAAATCCCAGTCAAACGCCTCCCACTGCACACCATTTTCTTTGTCTGCATTTTAATTCCAGGCTTTCTAACGACCAGCTTTTATACTTGAAAGATGcatacagtgaagaaaataacagtTCTTACATATCTTAAGAGTGGAGGCAGAAAAGTGCTGACTGAAGGGTAAAAAGTCAGCGAGAGAACGATTCTCACAGAACTTTGGGAGCGGGTGATCTGCtctgcacacagacagcacCAGAATAGTTCCCTCAGACCACAGGAAAGCAACAGGAGCACAAGGGCCTGCTTATGAACTAACCATGGCCATGTAGACAAGATCCAGGCATGAGTCACAAAGCTCAGCTATTGACTCAACTTTCTGCCAGAGACTACAAAACGAGTCGTCCTTGGCAAGTCACCGCAAGTTTCTCAGGGctccaaatgctgttttttccaaGCTCTGCCTTAGAAGTGACACTAATGTAAATTTCAACAGACCGCTATCTCTTCTGGCCTCTCCGCAGTTCCCTGTTTAACAAAGGCAGACATTCTATCCATTTTCTACTGGAAACTCAATTATAGTTCATATTTAATGTGAAACAGGTTTTCAATGCAGTTGCTTAAGAATTCAGATGAATTAGAAATCATTTTAAGAAAGCACTGATGTTTTAAAAGGAAGCCAAATTAAGCTTACAAAAACTCTTCACTGCAAATTTTACAGTGAGTTGATGGCTTCAGTGATTCAAAGTAACCGAgtaaagagaaagacaaaataaagaatAGGTTCCCACGGAAGAAAGATAAGAACTGCCAAGGAAGCCACAGTTACAAGCAGTTACAAGAGATCCTCCCCCTTACTTTTCGAAGGGCAGCGACGTCCCTTCTAAATAGACAAACATGCCATACCTCCAGCCTGCtaggcagggctgtgcagcctgagcttaaaaaacaaacaacaccgGCACCAGGAAGCGACAGCGACCCTTTCCCACGGGCCAGCCTTCGGCCACACCAGACCTCTCCTCGAGGAGAGAAGCGGGGGGTGAGGGTCAGCCCGAGGCGGGCAGAGGAGGTGCAGGCCGGGGCCGGACACGCTCTCGCGGAGCGGCGTCCCCCAGGTGCAGGTGTGCGGCGCCCTCAGCGGCCGCCCAGGCTCACCCCGCGCCCCGCCACCGCGTGCCACTCAGCCCCGGAGCCCTCGGGGCCGTTTCCTCTTCCTCCGCCCCGCCGGCAACGTCGCCCCGCCGACAGGGCGCTGCCCCCCTGCTCCGCCTGCCAGCCAGCCTCACCCTCCTCACCgggtgctctgcagcagcgcGGCCAGGGCCAACCCGGGCAGCAGCCGCAAACGCGGCGCTCTTCAGCGCCCGCCGCCTCCACGCCGGCCGccggctgcaggcagggccgccCCGTGTCCGTACCGTCCTCCCGGCCCTGCGGCCCCTCCGGCTCCTTCCCCGCCGCGGGGGCAACAGCCGCAGCCTCGGCGCCCTGACACAATACCATGAGAACGCCGGGCCGCGTGCGATGCTGCCGGCTCTTCGTAAGCCGGCAGGCACCTGGCTTCCTGCGCATGCGGTGCCGCCGCCCCGcccagccccgctccgctccgctccctcCCCCGGCGCCGGGCGCCCGAGAATCGGGGGATTAGCGTGACCGGCGCTCGCGCCCCGCGTGGCGGCCTCGCTTGGAAGCAGATACCTGGCCGCAGCCGGACACCCCTCGTCGGGATAGGCTCGGGTGCTGACTGTCCTTCGCAGCGTCTGCTCTGGTTGCGGCGGTCCCGTATGAGGGACCGTTCCCGGGCGGCTGATAGCCTCACCCGGCGAGGCAGAGCGAGGCTGCGGCCCCTCGGGAGAGGGAGCTCTCATCTCGCCGGAGAGCCGCGGGCCGAGCCCTCCTGGCTCCCGCGGGGACGGCGCGGCGCGGGCGGTGCCGCCGCTGGTGGGGCCTGCGCGGACCGCAGAGTTCGTGAGGGGTGCTGCTGAGGGGAGGTGGAACTGCAGACAGCGACGCGGAGTTGTTGTAGGGCGGTGTCGAGTCTGAGTGCCCAACGTGAATGTATACAGCGCTTACACAAGGCTGCTGCGTCGCGTCAATATTTACTGCTCCATCCTCAGGCAGGAGTTGCACCGCTATTTAAGGGTTATAATT includes:
- the SLC35G1 gene encoding solute carrier family 35 member G1 isoform X4, yielding MRRKPGACRLTKSRQHRTRPGVLMVLCQGAEAAAVAPAAGKEPEGPQGREDGTDTGRPCLQPAAGVEAAGAEERRVCGCCPGWPWPRCCRAPGEEGTKKKTTCPGLGLFYTLLSAFLFSVASLFLKKIEDVHSVENRVFGTKR
- the SLC35G1 gene encoding solute carrier family 35 member G1 isoform X5, with protein sequence MRRKPGACRLTKSRQHRTRPGVLMVLCQGAEAAAVAPAAGKEPEGPQGREDGTDTGRPCLQPAAGVEAAGAEERRVCGCCPGWPWPRCCRAPGTKKKTTCPGLGLFYTLLSAFLFSVASLFLKKIEDVHSVENRVFGTKR